Part of the Vigna unguiculata cultivar IT97K-499-35 chromosome 3, ASM411807v1, whole genome shotgun sequence genome, tattattgctaatattaatattaataataataccattaatAATCATATATCAGTAATGTTATTACATTATTAATAATACagtactattattataatataatcttattaattactaatattaatactaataataattaataatatataataagaatattattattaattattattaatactattattttataattattattaaaaattattagtattaatattaataatagttatttattattattattattatatattattaatagtaataataatattatttattattaatattagtaacattagtaattaataagattatataattattaatagtattattattatatattaataattattattaatattattactgatatattaatatataattattattaatatcaatattaatattaattattattatatatttgttaataatattaataataataatgatatataatataataattattaatatataataataatactattaatagttatactttattattattatatattaataatatattgttatatattataaattaaattgtaagaAAGTGTGAGTCAGGTTGatactaatatttaaaatttttataatcaatCGTGAAAGCGCAGGCTTAACTaaggttaattttttattttataaaaagaattaaattacaCGTGGtactatttgttatttttaatgttattcaGAAATAGggataaaaaacaataattttgaaagtGCATAGATTAAAAAGTGATAAAGTTTTGATTAGAGactatttctaaattaaaatgaaacttcagatactaaaaacatattttttttcaataaaatttaatgtaaaatataaatttaaataaacataatcttgttaaaaatatttattaaaaattaaagtttgtttcaatttagagaGATATGAAATAGTTTAATGGAACttaattgagataaaataataaatataggaccaaattgagagtAATGCGATGATACTTGATGTCATAGTGACACATGACACTCTCATTGTCATATTACATTATCATTTTCATGTGGCATGATTTTAATTTGTCAAGtgacaattgtttttttaaaatataaaatattttttttttagaaattacgAAATGACATGTGACAcctctttaattttgttagcaCATTAttaacgagaaaaaaaaaactaattgtatcaaattttcaaaagataaaaaaaattgaggtatATAAAGAAAAGGTACCGATTTGAGATTTTCCAAACGAATGACATGATTTAACGTAATATTATCCTTTATACATCGTGTGTTTAGTGTAGCATAACTAATGGAGTGAAGGAGCTTCAACAAGGTTTTATAAGTTATAAGTATAGAAGGGATGCAGGCCGTTTGAAGTTATGGTTTTAAGATTGGCTTGGAATGGTTCAATGCTTGAAAAATATCCCCTTTGTTCAAATTAGACATCGGACTTATGATTGCAAATATTTAGAGTTTTGAAAATTGTGTACAGAAtggtttaaatttaattcactTCTCTGaagtaatttataaaatgaggTCTGTGATGGCttaaatattgtaaattatgtttatccatatttattttaagcGTAAaccatatattaataataagtaatcTAATATCAGTAACATAATACGTCTCTCACATAACATATCttattaaagtaaattttacatgactttgacattatttttaggtaatcttaactcaattttataaaattaatttataaaataatatatatatatatatatatatatatatatatatataaataaataaataaataagatttcgATATGAATTAGAAGTATCATAtcggataaaaataaaaaaatatccataTATATTGGTagaaaaatctataaattcattgctttaatattttgaattgaagtTAATGTTCTGATCTTTTATATAAACTTGTTAGCACCTTATTAATATTGAATCTCTTGATGTCTTTCCTCGTGAAAAACCTCACGTATctgtttatataatttatctCATATGTTGTGAAAATGAGATTTTCAACAGTAGAGATGCCAAGAGAGGAGGAAGAACACTTCATGCGTTGTGGGACTTTCCCCTTCCAAAGGTGCGGCATGAACACATATGGGATTCAGTTGGAGTGAGGATAAGCAGAGTTGGGTTTCACACCAATCTCATTCCCTATAAAAGAAGGAATAATGTTTTTGCAACAGAGTATTGGTGTTGTATGATCAGACACATTAAACAAAAGAAGAGAGGATGGTGTTGTTAGTTGAGGGTGATGaagtgagagtgagagtgagagtgagtTATGATGTcatgagagaaaaaagaaaagaaaagaagagagaagagagatgTCCAAATGAAGAAAAGATTCGAAATAGAGATTTGAAAAGGCAGAAAAGGAAAAAGCAAAAGATAGGATAGAAAGGGTCCGAGAGATGCTCTGTTCCTCAGAAATGGGGAGTGAGTCGCAATCTCAATCAATGATGTAACCTCTCAACCCACGAACGCACTGCTTTACCTCTCTTCAAACAAAATCTTCTTCGCTACATTCTCtgattataatatcattaatcTCACACTCCGGATTAGTAGCGTTGTTGATCCAGAAcaaccacaacaacaaaaacacaacCTTCGTTCGACAGGATGGTCTTTCGGAGCTCCACCTCCCTAATTGGCCTCCTGTCCCTCCCCATCAtcatcctcctcctcctcctccgccCCATCTCCGCCATCCGTCTAGGCCTCACCCGCCGTCACTCGCCGGACCTCCCCCTCTTCAGGGAGGCCCCCGCGTTCCGTAACGGCCACGAGTGCGGCTCCACCCCCGACCACGTCATCAACGTCGCCATGACCCTCGACGCCAACTACCTCCGCGGCACCATGGCGGCGGTCCTCTCCATGCTCCAGCATTCAACCTGCCCGGAAAATCTCTCCTTCCACTTCCTCTCGGCGCACCACGACGCTCCCGAACTATTCTCCAGCATCAAGTCCACCTTCCCCTATCTAAACATGAAGATTTACCGCTTCGACAGCAACAGGGTCCGCGGCAAGATTTCCAAGTCCATTCGTCAGGCCCTGGACCAGCCCCTCAATTACGCCAGAATATACCTCGCCGACACCATCCCGGAGGACGTGAAACGCGTGATATATTTAGACTCTGACCTGGTGGTCGTGGACGACATTGCGAAGCTTTGGGGCGTGGACATGGAAGGGAAGGTGGTGGCTGCGCCTGAATATTGCCATGCAAACTTCACGCTGTATTTCACGGACACGTTTTGGTCGGATCCAGCTCTGGCGGAGACGTTCAAGGGAAGGATGCCGTGTTATTTCAACACGGGGGTGATGGTGATGGACGTTGACACGTGGAGGAAGGAGAGATACACGGAGAAGGTGGAGTCATGGATGGCGGTGCAGAAGCAGCAGAAGAGGATCTACCATCTTGGTTCTCTTCCGCCGTTTTTGTTGGTTCTGGCGGGGAACATAAAAGCGGTTGACCATAGATGGAACCAACATGGTTTAGGTGGAGACAACTTCGAAGGAAAATGCAGGTGCCTGCACCCTGGTCCCATTAGTTTACTCCATTGGAGTGGGAAGGGCAAACCCTGGTTGAGATTGGATTCTAGAAAGCCATGCATCGTGGACCATCTTTGGGCTCCTTATGATCTCTATCGCTCTTCTAGACACTTTTTtgaagaatagaaaatgaatatgaaGGAAATTGAGTTTGAGTTTTATTCATGGAGAGGATTATCTGCTGCTTCAGCTAGCGTAGTAGCCTGGCAATGGATTGGAGTTGtatattccttttttttcctttcctttgTTCAGTtctatattcttttatattcttctttttcttctttttcttctgttcaTACTCATTGGAGAAGCATCACAATACACATATACTACGCTCACTGCTTTAACTCTCTAAACAATCTTCTCTATATATTCATTCTCTATTCCTTGCCTCCAACTTCCTGCAAAACCCTCTCCCTTCTAAACTACTTCTATTTTCTTTCACTAAATTCAGATTCTATCACAACATTTATAACAACATAAAACACTTCAACTTCATATATCATGTTTTTGGAAATTAATCTAACAATTTTCAGCACCAAAAGATACTTCTGAATACAATCTTTAATCTAAAAATCATCCATGATTAGGTTGTGGTTTCTTTAGATTCTAATATGCTAATTAAGTCAATGTCGTTATAACTTGTGATCCTAACATTTCAAACACTTATTTTCCACTTttcctacttttttttcttcttattttattatatagtttTCTATATATTTCTTCTCTCTCAGTATACATCAcatgcattattatttttagcattaaatatatttttcgttccttaatttttagtaaaaattaaaattaatctatttttaaaactttgacTTAGTTTAGTTcttcaactttagaaatgtatgaatttaatctttttaaccaaattttgttaaatttatttaatatttcaggACATTTTAGGATAGTTTTTAAGTTAACATGGAAACAAGAATgtatcaaacggtgtaaacaactcaaatactatcatgaaatttgcttgaaatttcaaataaagttaacaaatttggttaaaagaactaaatttacTCACTTCtaaaaatggtgtaaacaactcaaatactatcatgaaatatgcttgaaattccaaataaagttaacaaaatttggttaaaataactaaatttactcatttttaaagaaaagagactaaattggtccaaagtttcaaagagaAACTAATCCCAGTTTTTTCCAAAAgttaaaaggagaaaaacatgtttaatccttatttttaatatcaattctaCAGTTAGGAGTATTGGTGTGTTTCATGGTCctctttttttaaatcattttgtTGCGAAaccattttaaaagataaagacAATTTTAAGAACTAGAGAACCAAAGAAGAtcctttttaatttatctaagaATATACCTTTTATCAGTAAGATAACATATAAAGCTTGTTTGGTTTagaagattttcaattttattttataaattttttatgtatatttgataaaattttattcaagTCGTAATTTCCTGTAATAAACTATTACATATTTTCTAATTCTTTAACTGTGTAAAACAATGTTTAGATATATAAAtgtaagaaataatataaatgaaaccAAAACATGTACAATTATGTAAAAAACGGTTATAATTATACAAAGATAAGATattttgaccaatttttttatttaattttaatttattattttcatcactTTTACTTTTAGATCATTATAtcacatcaataaaaaatattaaaataaataatttaagagtGATGAAAGGGTAGACAATCACCCATCAAAGCACAAATACTCATCCCACCTATTAAacaatatttgtttccttttcttaaagaaaaatattcacGGACATTAATTAAAAAGGTGCATTGACCTAATATacacttaaatattaaataataatattataattttttcgctgagtttcctttttcttggtattttttatacttttttcctgtaaatgtctttatttttcacttttcataaaaaacatgtttttaaaactttctttaaaataaatatgaaaatataagaaagaaaaacaaattatattatttttttcattatataatatttgtttgtcTCTATCAAAAGGTTTATAAATCTACCGAAGGAAAGTACTATGAAAGCATCGTCATTACTCATTTTTGTAACAAAGAGTCActaaaattaatacatatagTACAACATTTGTAACAAAAGTCTACATCCAACTCGACTTAATGTGACTTCGACGACCTAGGCATTGGCTTGACCTAAGCCTAACTTAACTCATCTCAACTTTAGTCAGATTCAACTTGATCCAACTTGAGTCTGACGCGGACCCAACTTGACTCAACCTCATATAGACCTAACTTAAACACTACTTGAGATGAGTACAACTCAACTTGATCCTAGGTAGGCCAAACTAGATTTGGCCTAAGGTGGGCCCAAATCATTTGAGACCGAGATGGGCCAAATATGAGTTGGTTCATTCGACCTTATGTGGACCTAGGTTAATTCGATTTGACGTGAGCTTAACTTGACTCATCTTGACATGGGCTTGAGTTTATTTGTCctatacaagaccaagtagactTCTGTCCACATTAGGTTAAGTGGAGTTGGACACATGTCAAATCAATTCAAGTTAAGTTGACGTTGTTACTAGTTCAATTGTACCTATCTTAGGTCGAGTTGAGTTGAGTTAATCCCACCTCAACCCAAGTCTAGTTGGACCTGTCACAGGTTGACTCAAGTTATACCCACATTAGGTTTAGTTGAGTGGGATGAAGTCAAGTTAGGTCATGTCAAGTCGAATCAAGTCAAATCCATATTGGATCAAATTGAGTCATAACCACGTTGAGACATGTTGTGTCAAGTCCACATTTATTTGAGTATAATTGATCTCACCTCAAGCTAAGTTGAGTCAATTACTTCGAGCTAAGTCATGTTAGCAATGTTGGATTGAATTATGTTAAGGACATTTTAAGCTAAACCGAGTTGAGTTCATGTCGAACTCATTCAGGTCAAACCTTATCAATTTAAGCTTAAACAAGTTTGTAAAGAATAAGAGTCATGTCTAAAAACGAACCCAAATTGGATTTGATCACCTAACCTAAAAATTTGGATTGGGTCTTAACTTTTCAATTAAGTTGCAAATAgtggaaattaattaaagatcaatttataattaatataaaatatttagaaaccaatttataatttaaaatattttaaaaatttatgtaattatatatatatatatatatatatatatatatatatatatatatatatattaatcgaAATCTTACTCTAATCAAAGTCCAATTTAATCCTTACCTAATCAAGTATACGTGGAACTTTGTCATTTGGTGGaccaatgaaaataaatttattttaggagTAGGTCGAGATTAACTCATAagtcacaaataaaattaatactttatatatataaaaatataatataactacattacatttataaaaaaacaaaagttaagaaaattaattaaaatttaataagtaAATTAGATTAGAAATATTCTTTAGCTAAGTACTTTAaaatggttttgaattttttttatgaaaaaagtgATTTCAAACCAAATTGTAAAATTGattccaaattaaaatatagtgtttaaaattgtaatatatatatatatatatatatatatatatataatataactacattacatttataaaaaaaacaaaagttaagaaaattaattaaaatttaataagtaAATTAGATTAGAAATATTCTTTAGCTAAGTACTTTAaaatggttttgaattttttttatgaaaaaagtgATTTCAAACCAAATTGTAAAATTGattccaaattaaaatatagtgtttaaaattgtaatatatatatatatatatatatatatatatatatatatatatatatatatatatattgtcccatacttatttttgataatagataaatatttaaaattgattgatGCTTATTTTTGGTAAACTTCAATACTAAAATTCAAGTAATGCAATGTGTGTCATATTAGTACCACTGACAATATCACTTACAATGTAATATGTGTCATATTAAGAATCTACCTGACACgtgataacaatttttttataaaagaaaactaaaagaattaaaaaatacatgatatgatgttatatttaaaaaaaaaaatttgtttgagAAACAtctaattaaaatacatttttaagaattaaaacacAATCGAAACTTCTTTAAAAACGATGATTgacttttttaaaaacaaaactgaACTGATACACGTACCTACTATATAAGTGCATCAGTTCGTTTACTGTTAGTTTATGTTATCTGTCTTTGTTAGTAAGTTAATAGTCGGTGGTTAGTTGTTCTCTCGTTGTTGGTTTGGGCCAGGTCCGATCAACTTGCTCAATAAGCAATTTGTCtccatataaattatataaattattttataataatatgctGAAGGCATTATCAAATGACATCGCCTAGAAAGATGAGTGGTTTGTCTGTTACATCGAGTCTGGTTTTCTTACTTTCTGATTCTATTCTTATTCGAGTTAAATGCACAATTTCATGTGAACTATGAAAAAAGATATCCATAAGTACTAGGACATTCAAAATTGAGAAAAAGTAGAATTTTGTTCCAAACTTAGAAATACCAAAAAAGATGGATGCAAACATTCGTTCAGACAAACTACGAGTTTGTTTCAAGCTCAAGAAAGTAATAAAGAGAAGAGTGAAATAAAGTTGCAAACATTCCAATTTGTTTACTAATATTGATCTGTTAACTAAAGTTCATTCAGTTAACACAACTTCTCGTTTTTTTAATGGGATTACGAGAATAAAGATGTCATCcagtattaaaataaaggtCCTACTGTAGTCTGTTTAGTTATGTTCGTTCAGAAAATTTATCAGAATTTTCCAGAGTTCTCAAGTCTCTTCGAAAATGTCTTGAAGAAAAGGTCTATACAgcacaaaataaataatgaaaccAATCATGCTCAGCATAGACATGACTACAAAGTTATAATTGCAATCATGTTAATCTTTTTCAAAGCTTTATTTTTCCGTGTTCCAAAACACTACAGATATTAgtcagttaaaaaaaaatccgaGCAACTATGAAATTCCACAGGTGTGTGAAATTTCACACTTGTTCTGCACAATTTCAGCAATAACGAACAAACCATTGAAATAAACATCAATTTTCATCATTAGTAAGCTAGACAAACTAAACGAGAAAATTTTGTAACGGATGATTTCTAGCATACTACAGTAACACTGCATTAACAGTCCAAATGCCCATATATAGTGTCATACATTCTTGAACCCTGCCAACAAATCATCAGTCACACAGCCAAACACTCACCGGTACTTGCAGACGAAGGTTGAAGCAAGTAGGTTCAAGTGAGAAAGAGTGGAACAGAAGCCAAAATCTCGTGCTTACAGGATGTCCGTCCTCTGTTCTTGCTTGTCATTTCATTGGAGAACAAAATGGTACAAAGCAAGACAAAGATTAACTGGATCTGGTTTCTTTCTGACTTCAAAAAAATATAGCTTTAGTGTTAGTTTTCAAACTTCTGGTTAACTATGGTCTTAGACCCGTTGATTTCTGTAGTTTAAATGTTCTTAACACTGTTAAATTGATGTGTTTGATTccaatagtttaaaaaataaatttaatctatGTTCCGATGTAAGTAGAGACTAAATTCATTTTCTAGCAGTACACATCTCAAATGCTTGCTGCACAAAAACTAAGACTGCACACCGAAAGTACAAACACTAACTTGTTGCCCAAAAACTAAGACTGCTCACCGAAAGTACAAACAATAAAAGCACATTTTTGGCAGCATGATTATGAAATAGGTCACACTAttgtttaagaataaaataaagtttctCTAGAATAAACAAACTAATTATGAAAacaggaataaaaaataaactagtaATTTGCTTCTCAGCCTGGGGTCAATATCTTGTACTAATTTAGAGTCATATGAAGATAGTAAATGAAAAAGATACTTGTATATCCAAGGAGTATCTACAcctaaagaagagaaaaagtaaCAAACTGAGAAAATAATAATCGGGTCAGTCATGTCTGAGTGAACTATACGGTTTAGTATACATCAAGGAAATAcctaaatataacaaaaatttagcTTCCAAAACCTAGACTCCTACAGGGTCCAAGGACTCTTTCGGTAAGTTAAGTTTGTGAACTTATACGCTTTGCGAAGATCAATGGTCCATTTAGTTACAAGAAAACAAGGATAAAcaagtttaaaattaaacttagtGATGAAGTAgaaagatatatttatatatataaagtaagtGAATTTTGCTTCTAAGAATTTAATTTCGCCTTCCCTTTCTCTTTTTGTCTTCTTACTTTCGAACTTTTGTCTTCTTACTTTCGACCCAACTCCATAAATGTGATAGCAGAGCAGGTCCTTAGAGTTACCCTTGATTCACATGATTAAGTTCAGTACAAGCATATTTTAAACAACTGTATAATCTGAAGAATTGGATATATTAAGGAGGatggattgaaaaaaaaaaaaaacagaaaacctGCTTTTCCCCTTTCCCCGTCACCAAAAGGCCatcagagaaaataaaaaaaccaaatgGCACTGTAATTATGTCTGAAACATGTATAGAAGGACTTAACCAACAGAATAATTGAATTGAGCAGCTAATATTAGGAGTAAATAGAGAGAAAACTAGGTTTACGGTTTTACCCACATAAAGCAAGAGAGCAGAAGGATTTGGTGATATAAAGATCCTCCTCAGCTGAAATCAAATTGAAGAACTCGTTATCTTCCCTCACAACAGTTTCAAACGGAAACAGTGCAtggttgttttcattttaaaataggCATTGGAATTGAAAGATGCATCGAACTGCAATGCAATgcctattttaaaaatgaaaataaagaaactccTGTTTCCATTCGAAAGGGATGCAGTGAGAAGGTAGGCAAGGCGGTCTTCAATTTGATATCAGGTGAGGAGGACAAGTCGCATGGCCCCATCGTCTCCTTCTTCTCCCACCGATGCAAAACCCTAAACACTCTCCTCAGATCCAATCTCATCTAACTTTCTCTTCTGTTCTCTGTTCTACATCCACCTAGCATCAAAATAAATAGCCTTCACAGCCGCTTCATTACGTCAGCCCtaatcttcaatttttttttttgttttgttttaccTTCAACTTCTATATATAActacattatttaaaatatttaattaattaacttaaattcttaataaatttCTTCATCCACTTATAAAGCCCACACATACAAACATTAGACTTGTAAAATTTATACACTACTATTATTAACTCTCtccttattttcattatattagtTAAAGTGAGGCGGcacaaacttgaaaaaaatCGAATCATTCATGAAACATATTGATTTAATaggtttattttaaatatttttttataaatgttactCTTCTTTTTAAAAGATTGGTTTCAATATTTACTTCATTTTCAAttccttttaaaaattaattttgctaaagttgtataaaagaataaaatgcatcaataactttttattgAAAACACTTAACTTTCTTTTAACATTCCacaaaaagcaagaaaaaataaaaatttataggtTTTCTTTGAGAgcaatttttaatatgtattgagattatattttaaatgtttaaaaattaatttactgaaaacaatagttttattttacattctgatacataataaacattttttgtgcaataattgtttttaaagttataataaagTTTATCTTTTATGTATTAATAATGTATACATAATCATTAAATCAAAATTCTAATACAATCAAACACCAgattattttgtcttaattaaTAATGGTCTCTACTGTAAAACATACTAATTTAGTCCAAATAATCTAAAACTTCACTAAGCTGGTGATTCAAACCTACCTTACTGCAACGACACTTCTTTATTTATCGAGTGGACGAGAAGGTAAGCAACAAAACTTTATTGCCTCAATAGTAATCGTAAAAATGTTGTATTTAATCATTGTCTCAAACAGAGACTGAGGAGTAAAAATTCTTGTGAGAAAAATGTCTCTTTCTGTATTAAATTTCACATGTTGTATTTATCACCAatacataagaaaaaataaaaatatatatatatttattttctaaatttatcccCCTCTTATCTCTTTTAGCAATAaatgaaatgattttaatttgtttccAATTTAAGTGATATCTTCACTCAattttatctcttattttttcttgttttcactCACCTCATTTCCCTGTCTTACAATCCAACATAAGATTATGTCTCCCAAATTATTGTCATTAgggaataaaaacaaaaaaaaaaatataatataataaaaatgctAACTTTTGTGGTAAACTCACAGCAAATGAAATATGTGCAAATGTTTGCAAACTTCAACTGTTTCACTATAATAACTTATATAAATGACAAGTTTTATCAACTTatcattttattgaataaaagaatatataatatattaacaaaattaaataatttaaaagttcatGAACACgtgatataattataatgatagtttttttcttatatataaatagtaaattgtttataagaaaaaatgtgaAGCTTAAACATaccaattaatttaattctatgaaaaatataaactatccattatatttatattaaatcttCCATCCAAATTAAGATTggtaaaatttacttttttcataAAATGCTGATAACAGTATAAGTTTGTCGAGACTAACACTTCCTGTTAACTAATCCCATCATAATTACAACtccaaaaacatttattactttCTAAGTGGCCACTAGGGAGAAAGATTCAATAACATACTGTCTCCACAATACTCggcaaagaataaaaaaacaccATTCCAGAGTATTCCACATCATTTAGATATCTCTTGATGGCCATTCATACTTACCTTTTTATTGTGGCTACATTTGGACACTTGCC contains:
- the LOC114179640 gene encoding probable galacturonosyltransferase-like 4, translating into MVFRSSTSLIGLLSLPIIILLLLLRPISAIRLGLTRRHSPDLPLFREAPAFRNGHECGSTPDHVINVAMTLDANYLRGTMAAVLSMLQHSTCPENLSFHFLSAHHDAPELFSSIKSTFPYLNMKIYRFDSNRVRGKISKSIRQALDQPLNYARIYLADTIPEDVKRVIYLDSDLVVVDDIAKLWGVDMEGKVVAAPEYCHANFTLYFTDTFWSDPALAETFKGRMPCYFNTGVMVMDVDTWRKERYTEKVESWMAVQKQQKRIYHLGSLPPFLLVLAGNIKAVDHRWNQHGLGGDNFEGKCRCLHPGPISLLHWSGKGKPWLRLDSRKPCIVDHLWAPYDLYRSSRHFFEE